A stretch of DNA from Cellulomonas fengjieae:
TCAGCGTCGAGAGCGAGCAGGTGGCGTGGTTCGACGTCGACGCGCTGCCCGAGCGCACGCCCGAGGACTTCGCGCTGCGGCTGCGGACCGTGCTGGCGGAGCTCGAGGGCTAGGCGCCGGCCGGGGCGACCGTACCCACCTGGATCGACCCGCCGGTCATGACGTCGGCGAGGCAGTCGGTCACCCGGTCGACGTCGGCCTCGGTGGCCTCGGCCACGAACACGGCGGTCACGGTGGAGCCCGAGGTGGTGGGCGGTGTCACCAGCGGGTCGTCGAAGCACGACGCCCAGTCACCCGCGGGGTCGGTGAGCTGGATCGCCCACGGTCCGTCCTGCGGCTCCTGCTGCGGCTGCCCACCGAGCCCCACCAGCGCGGTCAGGGCCAGCGCCAGCGCCAGCACGAGTGCCGCGACGACAGCGATCTTTCCCCTGATTGCTCGCACACCCCCAGTCTACGGGCCGTCATTGCACCAAGCGGTTCAGTGTCCTATGGTGAACCACATGGTTCAGCATGAAGTTCTCGACCGGGTCTACTCGGCGCTCGCCGACTCGACCCGGCGCGACATCCTCACCCGGCTCGGAGAGGAACCCGCCACCATCGGGCAGCTCGCCGAGCCGCACGGCATGACCCTCACCGGCATGACGAAGCACGTGCGGATCCTCGAGGACGTCGGCCTGGTCCGCACCGAGAAGGTCGGCCGGTCCCGGCAGTGCCGGCTCGGCGAGGAGCGACTGGAGGACGCGATGGCGTGGATCTCCTTCTACCAGCGGCTCTGGGAGCGTCGGCTCGACGGTCTCGAGGCCTACTTCACCCTGCAGAAAGGCGCGGACCGATGACCACCGACACCTCGCTCGACCTGCGCATGACGCGCATCCTGCCCGCCAGCCCGGAGGAGGTCTTCGACGCCTATACCGACGCGGAGAAGCAGAAGATCTGGTTCTCGATCCTCGACGAGGAGCCCGGCATCGTGGAGATCGAGGTCGACCTGCGCGTCGGCGGCCAGCAGACCGCCGTGTGGGGGCCGGACCGCGACACGCTGTTCCGCGAGGTCCAGACGTTCCAGGTCATCGACCGGCCGCACCGGCTGGTGACCGAGTCCACGGGCAGCACCCCCGACGGCATGACCATGACGACGCACATCGAGGTCACGTTCGACGCCGTCGACGGCGGCACTCTGGTGACCGTCGTGCAGAGCGGCTTCCCGGCCGTCGAGGTGCGCGACTTCTTCAGCCAGGAGGTCTGGGTGGGTGCGCTCAACCGCATCGAGGCGTACCTGAAGTCGGTCGCGACCGGCGATTGACGTTGCCGGTCCGCGGGGGCGGGCACGAGGCTGTGCGACATGCCGGAGCTCGTGCACGTCCCCGCGCAGCGGCAGCGGCGCCTGTGACGGACGTGGCCGGCTGGCAACCCGGGTCCGTGCGCGACGCCGCCGGCGGTCTGGCCGCCCTCACGCTGGCGACCTTCGTCGCGCTCACCACCGAGCTGGTGCCCGTCGGGCTGCTGCCGCAGATCAGTGCCGACCTGGACGTCACCGAGTCGGTCACCGGACTGCTGGTCACCGTCTACGCGTTCATGGTGGCGGCCCTCGCGATCCCGCTGACGGTCGGCACCCGTCGGCTCCCGCGCAAGGGCCTGCTCCTGGTGACGCTGTCCGCCTACACGCTCAGCAACGCCCTCGTCGCGATCGCGCCCTCGTTCACGCTCGTCGCCGCCGGGCGCGCCCTCGGCGGCATCGCGCACGCCCTGTTCTTCTCGCTCAGCATCGGCTACGGCGCACGCCTGGTGCTGCCGCAGGTCACCGGCCGGGCGCTCGCCCTGGTCACCGGCGGGGCGACCGCGGGAATGGTGCTCGGCGTACCGCTGTCCACCACGCTGGGCGCCGCCGTCGGCTGGCGCAACGCGTTCCTGGTGCTGGCGGCCGTCTGCGCGGTGTCCACCGTCCTGGTCGCCGTCCTGCTCCCCGCGGTGTCCTCCGACGACGCCCCGCCCGCCGACCAGACGAGGACCGTGCGCCGACAGCGGCTCGGTGCGGTGACGGCGACCAACGCGCTCACCTACCTGGCGCACTACACCGTCTACACGTACGTGTCGGTGATGCTGCTGGCCACCGGGCTGCGTGAGTCCGCCGTCGGCCCCGTCCTGCTGAGCCTGGGCGTCCTCGGGCTGGTGGGGACCGCGTTCGCCGCGGCCTCGCTCGACCGGCAGCCCCGGCGCGGCACGCTCGGCGTGCACGCGGTGATGCTGCTGGGGATGCTCGCGCTCGGAGCCGCATTCCCGTCGCGCCTGGGCGTCCTGGTCGCAGCGGCCGCCTGGTGCGGGGCGTTCGGCGCGATGGCCTCCATCTTCCAGACCGCCGCCCTCCGCACCCGCGGCGCCTCCCCCGACATCATCGGCGCCCTGGTGAACACGACCGCGAACATCGGGATCGGGGGCGGGGCCGCCGTCGGTGCCGTCGTCCTCGTCGGACCCGGCCTGGGTGCGCTGCCCTACGTCGGCGCGGCGCTCGCCGCCGGGAGCCTGGCGACGGTGCTCGTCGCGCGGCGGTCGTTCCCGGCGCTCACGCGGTAGTCGTCCCGTCCGCCTCCGGCGCCGCCTCGTCGGCGACGACCGGCGGTTCGGGCGGTGGCACCCGCAGCGGCGGGTCCTCCCCCGACAGCCACAGGTACCAGGCCGAGTCGGGGCCCCCGGGCAGGAGCACGGCCCGCGCCAGCAGGGTCAGCGGCACGGCGAGGATCGCCCCGAGCGGGCCGATGACGAACGTCCAGAAGATCACGGACACGAAGCTGAGCGTGAGCGTGATGTTCACGGCGTCGGCGACGAACTTCGGCTGCACCAGCACCTGCAGCACCACGTTCACCGCGCTGTAGACGGCGATCACGGCGAGCGCCAGGGGCCAGCCGCCCACGACGAGCGCGAGCAGCGCCGGTGGGACGACACCGATCACGAACCCGATGTTCGGGATGAAGTTGGTGACGAACGCGAGGATCGCCCAGACCGCGGGCGCGGGGACGCCGAGCGCCCACAGGGCGAGCCCGTCGATGACCGCCACCACCGCACCGAACGACGCGCTGACCACGAAGTACCGCCGCACCCCGATGTTGACGGCGGTGGCCCGGGCGAGCACGTCGCCGTGCGTGGAGCTGAACCGGTCGTCGGCCTCGTCGTAGCGGGCGGCGTCCACCGACACGAAGATGACGTACGCGACGACGACGAACAGGGTGCTCGCGACGCCCACGACCGTCCCGCTGACACTGGTCGCGACCCCGAGCAGCTGTGACGGCTGGAGCGCATCGGTCGCCGTCCGGACGGCCGACCGGTCGAGGCCGAGCGAGGCGAGCCACCGGCTGAGACCGCCGATGGCGTCCTGCAGCTCCGAGACGTACGTCTGGACGAGCCCCGCGAACTGCATGCCCGCGAACACGAGCATGGCGACGAGGACGAGCAGGATCAGGTAGACCACCGCGATGACGACCGTGGTGGCGGCCGGACGCGGCCACCCGCGACGCTCCAGCGGGTGCCGGAGCGGGTGCACGATGATGACCAGGACGGTGGCCAGGAACAGCGGCGCGAGCACCTCGCGCGCGGCGTGCAGGCCTGCGACGACGATGACCGCGGACGCGAGGAACAACAGCGTCCGGGTCGGGGGCGCGAGCCCCTGCGGCGATGCCATGGGCGCAGGGGCTCCCTTCGACGACGGCCGGGCGGGTCTTGGCAACATAGCGCGGCGGCTCAGCCCGCAACGCGCCACTCGCGGGGCGTCATGCCGTAGGTCTCCCGGAAGGCCCGACCGAAGTGCGAGGCGTCCGCGAAGCCCCAGCGGGCGCCGACGACCCCCACCGTCAGGTGTGCCGACGCGGGGTCGCGCAGCTCTCGGCGGCACTCCTGGAGGCGCTGCTCCCGGATGGTCGCCCCGAGCACGACGCCCGCCCGTGCGAGCTCGGCGTACAGGTGCCGGACCGACACGTGGTGCGCCGCCGCGATGGTCGCCGCCGACAGGTCGCGGTCGGCCAGGTGCGCGCGCACGTACGCCTCGACGCGGACGACGAGCGACCCGCTCCGCGGTGCGGCGACGTGCGTGGCGACCAGGGCGCGCACCAGGTCGACGCTCGGCCGGGTGAGCGCCACGGCCGTGGGGTGCTCGAGAGCGGCTGTCGTCGCGAGCGTGCCGAAGTAGGCGGCGACGACGGCAGCGAGCGGGTTGTTGTCCGGGCCGATGCGCCGCCCGGCGACGGCCTCGATCGTCGGAGCCGGCAGGGCGAGCTCGTCGCGGGCGACCCCGAAGCAGTAGAGCTCGCTGGGGTGGGTGTTCAGCACGGTGTACGGCCGGGTGCTCTCGTAGACCGTCATGTCGCCCGGGCGCAGGACCGCCTGGCTGCCCCCCTGCGCGACCATCGTGGAGCCCGAGACCTGCACCGCGAGGAAGACCGCCGGGTCCTCGTCGTGGCGCAGGACAAGGCTCATGAGAGACCTCGCAGGTCGGGCTGCACGGACCAGCCCACCGTAGGGCGCGGGGCCTGCGCGCCGACAGGGGTCCAGGACTGCGCGCATCGTGCAGCGACCGGCCAGAACCGTGCACGCGACGGCCATCCGCCCTCGGCAGCCGCTTCGAGACTGGCGTGACCCGCCGCCTGCTCCGAAGGAGAACCGACCATGAGCCCCACCGTCGTCCTCGTCCACGGTGCCTTTGCCGACGCCTCGGGCTGGTCCGGCGTGATCAGCCGCCTGACCGCCGCCGGGTACCAGACGTACGCCCCCGCCAACCCGCTGCGCTCGCTGTCCGGTGATGCGGCGTACATCCGCGCGTTCCTCGCGACGATCGAGGGCCCGGTCGTCCTGGTCGGGCACTCCTACGGCGGCGCGGTCATCACGAACGCGGCCGTCGGCGCCGACAACGTCACGGCCCTCGTCTACATCGCCGGTTTCGCGCTCGAGGAGGGTGAGGCGGCCGGGGCGGCCACCGCGCTCGGCAGCGACGGACCGCCGCCGGACCTCACGCAGGTCATCCTGCTGCGGCCGTTCCCCGACGCGGGCGACGGCAACGCCGACGGCTACCTGAAGCCGGAGATCTTCCCGCAGGTGTTCTGCCAGGACCTGCCGCCGGAGGAGGGCGCGATCATGGCCCTCTCGCAGCGGCCGGCCGCGCTGGCCACCCTCGGGGAGCCGTCGGGGCCGCCCGCCTGGAAGTCGCTCCCGGCCTGGTACCTGGTCGCGTCGTCGGACCGCGTGATCCCGCCCGCGGCGGAGCGTGCGATGGCGCTGCGGGCAGGCGCGACCACGGTCGAGATCGAGAGCTCGCACGTCGCGATGATCAGCCACCCCGACGAGGTCACCGCCCTCATCCAGCAGGCGATCGACGCGGCGGGGTGACGGACGGGGGTGCGCCCTACGCTCGACCGGTGATCACCCCCGCGCTCGTCGAGCGGCCCGACGGCCGCACGCTTCGCGCGTACGACGTCCCGGTCGACGACGAACGCCTCACCGTGTTCTGGCACCACGGCACCCCGAACGTCGGCACCCCGCCGGAGCCCCTGCTGCCCGCGAGCGCCGAGCGAGGGATCCGCTGGGTGTCCTACGACCGCCCCGGGTACGGCGGGTCGACGCCGCACCCCGGCCGGGACGTCGCCTCGGCGGCCGGCGACGTCGCCGCGATCGCCGACGCCCTGCGCATCGAGCGTTTCGCGGTGCTGGGCCACTCCGGCGGCGGGCCGCACGCGCTGGCCTGCGCGGCGCTGCTCCCCGACCGGGTCGTCGCCGCCGTCAGCGGGTCGGCCCAGGCGCCGTTCGGTGCGGACGGGCTCGACTGGTTCGCGGGCATCAACCGGTCCGGCACGGCCGAGCTCCGGGCCGCGGTGGCCGGCAGGGCCGCCCTCGAACGTGTGCTGGCCGCGAGCGAGTTCGACCCCGAGATGTTCACGCCGGCCGACCACGCGGCGCTCGCCGGCGCATGGGGCTGGCTCGGCCGGATCGCCGGGGAGGCCGCGGCGGCCGGCATCGGCGGCATGGTCGACGACGACCTCGCGTACGTGGCGCCGTGGGGCTTCGACCCGGCGGACGTGGTCGCGCCCGTGC
This window harbors:
- a CDS encoding ArsR/SmtB family transcription factor, whose translation is MVQHEVLDRVYSALADSTRRDILTRLGEEPATIGQLAEPHGMTLTGMTKHVRILEDVGLVRTEKVGRSRQCRLGEERLEDAMAWISFYQRLWERRLDGLEAYFTLQKGADR
- a CDS encoding SRPBCC family protein; this translates as MTTDTSLDLRMTRILPASPEEVFDAYTDAEKQKIWFSILDEEPGIVEIEVDLRVGGQQTAVWGPDRDTLFREVQTFQVIDRPHRLVTESTGSTPDGMTMTTHIEVTFDAVDGGTLVTVVQSGFPAVEVRDFFSQEVWVGALNRIEAYLKSVATGD
- a CDS encoding MFS transporter is translated as MTDVAGWQPGSVRDAAGGLAALTLATFVALTTELVPVGLLPQISADLDVTESVTGLLVTVYAFMVAALAIPLTVGTRRLPRKGLLLVTLSAYTLSNALVAIAPSFTLVAAGRALGGIAHALFFSLSIGYGARLVLPQVTGRALALVTGGATAGMVLGVPLSTTLGAAVGWRNAFLVLAAVCAVSTVLVAVLLPAVSSDDAPPADQTRTVRRQRLGAVTATNALTYLAHYTVYTYVSVMLLATGLRESAVGPVLLSLGVLGLVGTAFAAASLDRQPRRGTLGVHAVMLLGMLALGAAFPSRLGVLVAAAAWCGAFGAMASIFQTAALRTRGASPDIIGALVNTTANIGIGGGAAVGAVVLVGPGLGALPYVGAALAAGSLATVLVARRSFPALTR
- a CDS encoding AI-2E family transporter — its product is MASPQGLAPPTRTLLFLASAVIVVAGLHAAREVLAPLFLATVLVIIVHPLRHPLERRGWPRPAATTVVIAVVYLILLVLVAMLVFAGMQFAGLVQTYVSELQDAIGGLSRWLASLGLDRSAVRTATDALQPSQLLGVATSVSGTVVGVASTLFVVVAYVIFVSVDAARYDEADDRFSSTHGDVLARATAVNIGVRRYFVVSASFGAVVAVIDGLALWALGVPAPAVWAILAFVTNFIPNIGFVIGVVPPALLALVVGGWPLALAVIAVYSAVNVVLQVLVQPKFVADAVNITLTLSFVSVIFWTFVIGPLGAILAVPLTLLARAVLLPGGPDSAWYLWLSGEDPPLRVPPPEPPVVADEAAPEADGTTTA
- a CDS encoding helix-turn-helix domain-containing protein, translating into MSLVLRHDEDPAVFLAVQVSGSTMVAQGGSQAVLRPGDMTVYESTRPYTVLNTHPSELYCFGVARDELALPAPTIEAVAGRRIGPDNNPLAAVVAAYFGTLATTAALEHPTAVALTRPSVDLVRALVATHVAAPRSGSLVVRVEAYVRAHLADRDLSAATIAAAHHVSVRHLYAELARAGVVLGATIREQRLQECRRELRDPASAHLTVGVVGARWGFADASHFGRAFRETYGMTPREWRVAG
- a CDS encoding alpha/beta fold hydrolase, yielding MSPTVVLVHGAFADASGWSGVISRLTAAGYQTYAPANPLRSLSGDAAYIRAFLATIEGPVVLVGHSYGGAVITNAAVGADNVTALVYIAGFALEEGEAAGAATALGSDGPPPDLTQVILLRPFPDAGDGNADGYLKPEIFPQVFCQDLPPEEGAIMALSQRPAALATLGEPSGPPAWKSLPAWYLVASSDRVIPPAAERAMALRAGATTVEIESSHVAMISHPDEVTALIQQAIDAAG
- a CDS encoding alpha/beta fold hydrolase — translated: MITPALVERPDGRTLRAYDVPVDDERLTVFWHHGTPNVGTPPEPLLPASAERGIRWVSYDRPGYGGSTPHPGRDVASAAGDVAAIADALRIERFAVLGHSGGGPHALACAALLPDRVVAAVSGSAQAPFGADGLDWFAGINRSGTAELRAAVAGRAALERVLAASEFDPEMFTPADHAALAGAWGWLGRIAGEAAAAGIGGMVDDDLAYVAPWGFDPADVVAPVLLVHGDADRVVPPAHGRWLADRIGSAELWLRPGEGHVSVLGAATDALDWLLRT